Proteins from a genomic interval of Capillibacterium thermochitinicola:
- a CDS encoding heavy metal translocating P-type ATPase, translating into MVKKTSLKIAGMSCASCAARIEKNLSKLEGVRQANVNFALEQATIEYEEELVNVEKFKEVIKNLGYDLVNPAPEGKVTLKITGMSCAACAARIEKKLNSLAGVTKAAVNFATEQAVVEYDPAQVKVTDMLRAVETLGYQAARAEEVSRDREKEAREKEIRRLRKELTISAVLTSPLLLAMVLSLVGIDVPFLHNEYFQFIIATPVQFGLGFRFYKNAYHALRAKSPNMDVLIAMGTSAAYFFSIYNGFFAPARPGMMMKELYFEAAAVIITLILLGKYLEAVAKGKTSEAIKKLMGLQAKTARVIRNGEEVDLPIAEVEVGDIIVVRPGEKVPVDGKIIEGHSAIDESMLTGESLPVEKRVGDPVVGATINKFGTFKFEATKVGKDTVLAQIIKLVEDAQGSKAPIQKIADQVSGVFVPVVIGIAAVTFLLWYLVAGDLTAGIVNAVSVLVIACPCALGLATPTAIMVGTGKGAESGILIKGGEHLEMAYQINTVVFDKTGTITKGQPEVTDILPLGGLAADQILRLAAIAEKSSEHPLGVAIYEKGKKEYGSLPDPEQFTALPGRGVMAVVEGKEIYLGTRKLMVEQEITLGASEQAIAKLEDEGKTAMLMAVDRKLAAIIAVADTVKENAKEAIAELQRMGLAVYMITGDNRRTAAAIGKQVGIANVLAEVLPEHKAEEVEKLKKQGKVVAMVGDGINDAPALATADIGMAIGTGTDVAMEAADITLMRGDLLTIPAAIRLSRQTMRKIKENLFWAFIYNTLGIPFAALGLLNPIIAGGAMAFSSVSVVTNSLSLKRFNPYKK; encoded by the coding sequence ATGGTGAAAAAAACCTCCCTGAAAATAGCCGGCATGTCCTGCGCTTCCTGCGCGGCCAGGATCGAAAAGAACCTGAGCAAACTGGAGGGCGTCCGGCAGGCCAACGTCAATTTTGCCCTCGAACAGGCAACCATTGAATATGAAGAAGAGCTGGTGAACGTTGAAAAGTTTAAGGAAGTGATCAAAAACTTAGGTTACGATCTGGTCAATCCGGCGCCGGAAGGAAAGGTGACCCTCAAAATCACCGGCATGAGTTGTGCGGCTTGCGCGGCGCGGATTGAGAAAAAGCTAAACAGTCTTGCCGGCGTAACCAAAGCGGCGGTCAATTTCGCCACCGAGCAGGCGGTGGTGGAATACGATCCGGCGCAGGTCAAAGTCACCGACATGCTGCGGGCGGTGGAAACGCTTGGGTACCAGGCCGCGCGGGCGGAGGAAGTCAGCCGGGACCGGGAAAAGGAAGCGCGGGAGAAGGAGATCAGGCGCCTCAGGAAGGAACTGACCATCTCCGCCGTCCTCACTTCGCCGTTACTCCTGGCGATGGTCTTGAGTTTAGTCGGGATTGACGTGCCGTTTCTGCACAACGAATACTTCCAGTTCATCATCGCCACTCCTGTTCAATTTGGGCTCGGTTTCCGTTTTTACAAAAACGCCTATCATGCCCTCCGGGCGAAAAGCCCCAATATGGATGTGCTGATTGCCATGGGGACCTCGGCCGCCTATTTCTTTAGCATCTACAATGGTTTCTTTGCACCGGCGAGGCCGGGGATGATGATGAAAGAGCTCTATTTTGAAGCGGCCGCGGTGATCATCACTCTGATCCTGCTTGGCAAATACCTGGAAGCCGTCGCCAAGGGGAAAACCTCCGAAGCCATCAAAAAGCTCATGGGCTTGCAGGCGAAGACGGCGCGGGTGATCCGGAACGGGGAGGAAGTCGACCTGCCCATTGCCGAAGTGGAGGTCGGCGATATCATCGTGGTCCGGCCGGGGGAAAAAGTGCCGGTCGACGGGAAGATTATCGAGGGGCACTCGGCCATTGACGAGTCGATGTTAACCGGCGAAAGTCTCCCGGTGGAAAAGAGAGTCGGCGATCCGGTGGTCGGGGCGACGATCAATAAATTCGGTACTTTTAAGTTTGAAGCGACGAAAGTGGGGAAGGATACGGTCCTCGCCCAGATCATCAAGCTGGTGGAGGATGCGCAGGGGTCGAAGGCGCCGATCCAGAAGATTGCCGACCAGGTTTCCGGGGTCTTTGTTCCGGTCGTGATCGGAATTGCTGCGGTTACCTTTCTCCTTTGGTATCTGGTGGCTGGTGATCTGACGGCGGGGATCGTCAACGCCGTTTCCGTGCTGGTCATCGCCTGCCCTTGCGCCCTGGGGCTGGCCACTCCGACGGCGATCATGGTCGGCACCGGGAAAGGGGCGGAAAGCGGGATCCTGATCAAAGGCGGCGAACATCTGGAAATGGCCTACCAGATCAATACCGTGGTCTTTGATAAGACCGGGACGATCACCAAAGGCCAGCCCGAGGTGACGGATATCCTGCCCTTAGGGGGGCTTGCGGCGGACCAAATTCTGCGTTTGGCGGCGATTGCGGAGAAAAGTTCCGAGCATCCGTTGGGGGTTGCCATCTACGAGAAGGGGAAAAAAGAATACGGGAGTCTTCCCGACCCGGAACAGTTTACGGCCCTTCCCGGCCGCGGGGTCATGGCGGTGGTGGAGGGGAAAGAAATCTATCTCGGCACCAGGAAGCTCATGGTCGAGCAGGAGATTACCCTGGGCGCCAGCGAACAGGCCATCGCCAAACTGGAGGATGAAGGAAAAACCGCCATGCTGATGGCGGTGGACCGGAAGCTCGCCGCCATCATTGCGGTCGCCGACACCGTGAAGGAGAACGCCAAGGAAGCCATCGCCGAACTGCAGCGGATGGGGCTTGCGGTCTATATGATCACCGGCGACAACCGGCGTACCGCGGCCGCCATCGGCAAACAGGTCGGGATTGCCAATGTTCTGGCGGAAGTGCTGCCCGAGCACAAGGCGGAAGAAGTGGAGAAACTGAAGAAGCAAGGAAAAGTGGTTGCCATGGTGGGGGACGGCATCAATGACGCGCCCGCCCTCGCCACCGCCGACATCGGGATGGCGATCGGGACCGGCACGGACGTGGCGATGGAAGCCGCCGATATCACGCTGATGCGGGGGGATCTGCTGACCATTCCCGCCGCCATCCGCCTCTCCCGGCAGACCATGCGCAAAATCAAGGAGAATCTCTTCTGGGCTTTTATCTATAACACGCTTGGGATTCCCTTTGCCGCCCTGGGCCTGTTGAACCCGATCATTGCCGGCGGCGCCATGGCCTTCAGTTCGGTCTCGGTGGTGACCAACTCGCTCAGTCTCAAGCGGTTTAATCCCTATAAAAAATAG
- a CDS encoding urease accessory protein UreH domain-containing protein, which translates to MGQNLLRKVLPIEGMTCTSCAARIENALQKLDGVVEAKVIYSSSNAYITYDAHHLDLGTIIATIEQLGYMVKHEPSSGEATAAKTVPQEGKDKLTAGQLLGIGLILLAFYVMIKKTVGFNFIPEVNQSMGYGLLLLTGLVTSLHCIAMCGGLNLSQCVTARGEDGRQSQFERLRPSLLYNGGRVLSYTVLGGLVGALGSVISFSGPAKGMVAIIAGGFMVILGLNMLDLFPWLRKLSPRLPRLFGKQIAGQPGKYGPLYVGLLNGLMPCGPLQAMQLYALGTGSFTAGALSMLVFSIGTVPLMFSFGAVSSMLSRRFTRKMMQGSALLIVMLGLVMTTRGLALSGLGTGFPASASGNIARIQGNVQVVTTEMEPGRYVPIVVQKGIPVKWTIRVEPGDLNGCNNPITIPKYGIQKRLTVGDNLIEFTPEEEGTIIYTCWMGMIRSTIKVVPDLAAVSEEELNAVTNGGDPGANWLPGGNGIPTDKIGVGEIKDGVQYITLSVQADRLSPAVLVLERGVPTKWVINGETLSEENSGLILPEYRALLQLKEGKNEIQFTPVADFTLLFLDGTLQGYVKVVPSLERINLEAIKNEVENYQPVSIGSGGGASCH; encoded by the coding sequence ATGGGACAAAACTTGCTCCGTAAAGTATTACCAATTGAGGGGATGACTTGTACGAGCTGCGCGGCGCGGATCGAAAACGCCCTGCAAAAACTGGATGGGGTAGTGGAAGCCAAGGTCATTTATAGCAGCTCTAATGCTTATATTACCTATGATGCACATCATCTTGACCTCGGGACGATCATCGCCACCATTGAGCAACTGGGCTATATGGTTAAGCACGAACCCTCCTCCGGGGAAGCGACGGCGGCCAAAACGGTACCGCAGGAAGGGAAGGACAAGCTTACCGCCGGTCAGCTCTTGGGGATAGGGCTGATCCTTTTGGCGTTTTATGTTATGATCAAGAAGACCGTTGGTTTTAATTTTATTCCCGAGGTTAACCAGTCAATGGGCTACGGGCTGCTCTTGCTGACCGGGCTGGTGACTTCGCTGCACTGTATCGCCATGTGTGGCGGGCTTAACCTGTCACAGTGTGTTACCGCCCGGGGAGAGGACGGCCGGCAAAGCCAGTTTGAAAGGTTAAGGCCAAGCCTCTTATATAACGGCGGCAGGGTTCTTTCCTATACGGTCCTGGGCGGTTTGGTTGGCGCTCTTGGTTCCGTAATCAGCTTTTCCGGTCCGGCGAAGGGGATGGTCGCCATTATTGCCGGCGGCTTTATGGTGATCCTGGGGTTGAATATGCTGGACCTCTTTCCCTGGCTGCGGAAACTAAGCCCCCGGCTGCCGCGGCTTTTCGGAAAACAAATCGCTGGGCAGCCCGGAAAGTATGGCCCTTTATATGTGGGATTGCTCAATGGACTGATGCCCTGTGGACCTCTGCAGGCGATGCAACTTTACGCCTTAGGGACCGGAAGCTTTACGGCGGGAGCATTGTCGATGCTGGTTTTCAGTATCGGCACCGTGCCTTTAATGTTTAGTTTCGGGGCCGTCAGTTCCATGCTGAGCCGGAGGTTTACCCGGAAGATGATGCAAGGCAGCGCCCTTTTGATTGTAATGCTCGGGCTCGTGATGACCACCAGGGGACTGGCCTTGTCCGGGTTGGGGACCGGTTTTCCGGCGTCCGCTTCCGGAAATATTGCGCGTATTCAAGGCAATGTGCAGGTCGTCACCACCGAAATGGAACCGGGGAGATATGTACCAATCGTTGTCCAAAAGGGGATTCCGGTAAAATGGACCATCCGGGTGGAACCGGGTGACCTCAACGGGTGCAACAACCCCATCACCATCCCAAAATACGGGATCCAGAAAAGACTGACGGTTGGTGATAATCTCATCGAGTTCACGCCCGAGGAGGAAGGTACCATCATATATACCTGCTGGATGGGGATGATCCGCAGTACGATTAAAGTCGTGCCCGATCTGGCGGCGGTTTCGGAGGAGGAACTGAACGCGGTCACGAACGGCGGAGACCCGGGGGCGAACTGGCTCCCCGGGGGGAACGGCATTCCCACCGATAAAATCGGGGTCGGTGAAATTAAAGACGGGGTGCAGTATATAACCCTCTCTGTACAAGCGGACCGTTTATCCCCGGCGGTGCTCGTTCTGGAAAGAGGAGTTCCCACCAAATGGGTGATCAACGGGGAGACGCTGAGCGAGGAGAACAGCGGGTTGATCTTGCCGGAATACCGGGCGCTCCTGCAACTTAAAGAAGGTAAAAATGAGATCCAGTTTACTCCGGTCGCCGATTTTACTCTCCTCTTTTTAGACGGGACGCTCCAGGGGTATGTGAAGGTTGTGCCCAGTCTTGAGCGGATTAATCTGGAAGCGATCAAGAATGAAGTGGAAAACTACCAACCGGTAAGCATCGGATCCGGTGGCGGCGCCAGTTGTCACTAG
- a CDS encoding LDCC motif putative metal-binding protein, which produces MLKRLKEAIDRFLEKLANENEKAFPKGPLDCCQLNRPENEKKLK; this is translated from the coding sequence GTGCTGAAACGGTTGAAAGAAGCCATCGATCGTTTTCTCGAAAAACTGGCGAACGAAAACGAAAAAGCTTTTCCCAAAGGACCACTGGATTGTTGTCAGTTGAACCGGCCGGAGAACGAGAAAAAACTAAAGTAA
- the zupT gene encoding zinc transporter ZupT, translating into MVLTTENILMAFGLTVIAGLSTGIGSILAFYTKQTNKKFLSATLGFSAGVMLYVSMIEIFAKARTSLEAVYGTTTGFLVTTIAFFGGIFLIALIDKLVPDVENPHAMRDVNEMEVSEAGDPSLLRMGLFSALAIAIHNFPEGLATFVSALQDPALGISITVAIALHNIPEGIAVSVPVYYATENRRTAFRYSFLSGLSEPLGAIIGFFLLYNFFTPAMFGLIFAGVAGIMVYISLDELLPTAEKYGEHHIAIYGLILGMIVMAASLVMFA; encoded by the coding sequence ATGGTGTTGACAACAGAAAATATATTGATGGCATTCGGATTGACCGTGATCGCCGGTTTATCAACCGGAATTGGAAGTATCCTTGCCTTCTACACCAAGCAGACGAATAAGAAGTTTTTATCGGCAACCCTGGGGTTTTCGGCCGGGGTGATGCTTTACGTTTCGATGATTGAGATCTTTGCGAAAGCCCGAACCTCCTTGGAGGCTGTTTATGGGACGACAACGGGTTTTCTCGTCACGACCATTGCCTTTTTCGGCGGCATCTTCTTGATTGCGCTGATCGATAAGTTAGTGCCGGACGTTGAAAACCCCCACGCCATGCGGGATGTGAACGAAATGGAGGTGTCGGAGGCGGGGGACCCCTCTTTGCTACGCATGGGCTTGTTTTCGGCGCTCGCCATTGCGATCCATAACTTCCCGGAAGGGCTGGCGACTTTTGTCAGTGCGCTGCAGGACCCGGCCTTAGGGATCAGCATTACCGTGGCCATTGCCTTGCATAACATCCCGGAGGGGATTGCCGTCTCGGTCCCGGTTTACTACGCCACCGAAAACAGGCGGACAGCCTTTCGCTATTCTTTCCTGTCGGGACTTTCGGAACCGTTAGGCGCGATTATCGGCTTCTTTCTTCTGTATAACTTCTTTACTCCGGCCATGTTTGGGCTGATCTTTGCGGGCGTTGCCGGGATTATGGTCTACATTTCTCTGGATGAGTTATTACCCACTGCGGAAAAGTACGGGGAGCACCACATCGCCATCTACGGTCTGATCCTGGGGATGATCGTCATGGCGGCCAGTTTGGTGATGTTTGCCTGA
- a CDS encoding spore germination protein — translation MDKQNMPNDGLKEPQTIYTVPHGEFSADLQTNLALIRSKLGSDRLKFKFLSVGKLNPKELVIAYLEGIAQPQLLERLITKINELKLDKLVGAGQLETLIKDFPRSLFPQFQATVKQDHAINNLLEGKFLILLEGTPVTLSAPVNFFDFFAKPDDLNYNWLFRPFIRFLRFLAMGLAIFLPALYVAIISFHFHIIPVNYLIPLAESRAHVPFPPIIEVLFLEIIIELLHESAFRFAPSLDPGIGILSVILLGVAAISTGMVSAVTVAVSMVTLIASLSLPPYDLGVSTRFFKFTALFFAALFGVLGFIVTASVTFAHLITLESLGQPYFQPLIPFKWENIIGKRGRIDGRPKSNHR, via the coding sequence ATGGATAAGCAAAACATGCCGAATGATGGGTTAAAAGAGCCCCAAACAATATATACCGTTCCCCATGGAGAGTTCAGCGCGGATCTCCAGACCAATCTGGCGCTAATCAGAAGCAAACTGGGGTCGGACCGGCTTAAGTTCAAATTCTTAAGCGTCGGTAAATTGAACCCAAAAGAGCTTGTCATCGCCTATCTGGAAGGAATAGCCCAGCCCCAACTATTGGAACGGTTAATCACGAAAATTAATGAGTTAAAACTGGACAAACTGGTGGGCGCCGGCCAACTGGAAACCCTCATCAAAGATTTCCCGCGTTCCCTCTTCCCGCAGTTTCAAGCCACCGTAAAGCAGGATCATGCCATCAACAATTTACTGGAGGGAAAATTCCTTATTCTCCTCGAAGGCACACCCGTAACCCTGAGCGCACCGGTCAATTTCTTTGACTTTTTCGCCAAACCGGATGACCTGAATTACAATTGGTTGTTTCGCCCCTTTATCCGTTTCCTGCGTTTTTTGGCCATGGGGCTGGCTATTTTTCTTCCCGCTCTCTACGTTGCCATCATCTCTTTTCACTTCCATATTATCCCGGTTAATTATCTCATCCCGCTGGCCGAATCCCGGGCGCATGTTCCTTTCCCGCCTATCATTGAGGTCTTATTCCTTGAAATCATAATTGAACTCCTCCACGAATCCGCCTTCCGGTTCGCGCCTAGCCTTGACCCCGGCATCGGCATTTTATCCGTCATCTTGCTAGGGGTGGCGGCTATCTCTACGGGAATGGTCAGCGCGGTGACTGTCGCCGTTAGCATGGTAACCCTGATCGCTTCTTTAAGCCTGCCCCCTTATGATCTGGGCGTCTCAACCCGGTTTTTCAAATTTACCGCCCTCTTCTTCGCTGCGCTCTTCGGGGTTCTCGGATTTATCGTAACAGCTTCAGTGACCTTTGCCCATCTGATTACCTTGGAATCCTTGGGGCAGCCTTATTTTCAGCCTTTGATCCCCTTTAAATGGGAAAATATTATTGGAAAAAGGGGCCGCATTGATGGAAGACCGAAATCAAATCACCGCTAA
- a CDS encoding GerAB/ArcD/ProY family transporter has protein sequence MEDRNQITAKQLGVFILSAQIGLGVIGFPSNLANEIGRNGWLSILCAGILSTIIAVIITALLQRYSGQSIFEINQYLFGKFPGQIINYILILYLSFLMVIGFRYFTEFIKLFTLESTPDLFLALLIIVPTAYLSWHGLKPVARFSQIIFFILFFILVLCVLTIKRVRWTFLMPVRVPDPATLGQSIVPAILAFIGFELTIFLYPYISDKQNARKWLVAANLGATVFIVIIFLVTVGVFGENLVKTQAAPLFNLARFYRAPYFGRVDLFFILLWFPLLEGTFRSYFFTTYDSLRRYSPGKNQKLVYGLYTALTILLSRLPRDLIQAVQLAKAVNLAGIGVFGFLILCYLYSLVNKRGVKVK, from the coding sequence ATGGAAGACCGAAATCAAATCACCGCTAAACAGTTGGGAGTTTTCATCTTATCAGCTCAGATCGGGTTGGGGGTAATCGGTTTTCCATCCAATCTTGCTAATGAAATCGGACGCAACGGTTGGCTTTCGATTCTTTGCGCCGGGATTCTGAGCACCATAATCGCTGTTATAATTACAGCCCTGCTGCAAAGGTACTCCGGCCAATCCATCTTTGAAATCAACCAGTATTTATTCGGGAAATTCCCGGGGCAAATCATCAACTACATTTTAATCCTCTACTTAAGTTTTTTAATGGTGATTGGTTTTCGCTATTTTACGGAGTTCATTAAGTTATTTACCTTGGAATCGACCCCCGATCTCTTTCTGGCGCTCTTGATCATTGTCCCGACCGCTTATCTCAGTTGGCACGGGTTAAAACCGGTTGCTCGCTTCTCCCAGATTATTTTTTTCATTCTTTTCTTTATTTTGGTACTGTGCGTGTTAACAATTAAAAGAGTCCGGTGGACTTTCTTAATGCCCGTCCGCGTCCCGGATCCAGCCACCCTCGGACAGAGCATCGTTCCGGCCATACTTGCTTTTATCGGGTTTGAACTAACAATTTTCCTTTACCCTTACATCAGTGATAAACAAAACGCCCGAAAATGGTTGGTTGCCGCCAATCTAGGCGCGACGGTCTTTATTGTCATTATTTTTTTGGTCACCGTAGGAGTGTTCGGCGAAAACCTGGTAAAAACACAGGCCGCCCCGTTGTTTAATCTGGCCCGGTTTTACCGGGCACCTTACTTCGGCCGGGTTGATCTGTTTTTTATCCTCTTATGGTTTCCCCTTTTGGAAGGCACTTTCCGTTCCTATTTCTTCACTACCTACGACAGTCTGCGGCGGTATTCCCCCGGCAAAAACCAAAAACTGGTCTACGGTTTGTATACCGCCCTGACCATTTTGCTCAGCCGTCTTCCCAGGGATCTCATTCAAGCCGTCCAACTGGCGAAGGCCGTCAATCTGGCCGGCATCGGCGTTTTCGGTTTTTTGATCCTCTGCTACCTCTATTCCTTGGTTAATAAAAGGGGCGTCAAAGTGAAATGA
- a CDS encoding Ger(x)C family spore germination protein gives MRKSLIVFITVIGSLFLFSGCWDQKLVEQTGFTLQLGVELSPENKLLLTSCYPAIDAKEKNRDEIITAEAYLLREARNKREATASKVIDGGKIQQLLFSKELATLGIQEIMEILERDPLNPPLSYVVIVDGSPKELLEKAQTFPNKPRVSLYIHQLLVNNINSAYTPETKTYDFFIRYFAPGLDPITPLIRLDTDGIRVLGSALFAGDKLVGTIDTQQTAFLLAMMGQFKKTELFFAPVAPQQAESIKKGLSLTNVQSRRKIRVTIENDRPVVDLALAFTASLVEYRRDGLDQPPAQEQIEEGLARQIKKACLEIIRYTQEIGSDPIGIGDLVRAKYPDYWQQVDWRTAYREAVVNLSVKMDLLQYGAIH, from the coding sequence ATGAGGAAAAGTCTAATCGTCTTCATTACCGTCATCGGCAGTCTGTTTCTTTTTTCCGGTTGTTGGGACCAGAAGCTGGTTGAGCAAACGGGATTTACGTTACAGTTGGGGGTTGAGTTGTCTCCAGAGAACAAACTACTATTAACCAGTTGCTATCCAGCTATTGACGCCAAAGAAAAAAACCGGGATGAAATTATAACCGCCGAAGCATATTTACTGCGGGAAGCTAGAAACAAACGAGAAGCAACCGCCTCCAAAGTAATCGACGGCGGGAAAATCCAACAACTTCTTTTCTCTAAAGAACTGGCCACGTTAGGGATTCAAGAAATAATGGAGATTCTGGAACGGGATCCGCTCAATCCCCCCCTCTCCTATGTGGTAATTGTCGACGGCAGTCCGAAAGAATTGCTGGAAAAGGCACAGACCTTTCCCAACAAGCCCCGGGTGTCGCTTTACATCCACCAACTACTGGTGAACAATATTAACTCCGCATACACACCAGAAACTAAAACCTATGACTTTTTTATCCGTTATTTCGCCCCGGGTCTAGACCCCATTACCCCCCTCATTAGGCTAGACACCGACGGGATCCGGGTTCTGGGGTCGGCCTTGTTTGCCGGGGATAAGCTGGTCGGCACCATCGACACCCAGCAAACCGCTTTCTTGTTGGCCATGATGGGCCAGTTCAAGAAGACGGAATTATTTTTCGCCCCCGTGGCGCCGCAACAGGCTGAATCCATAAAAAAAGGCCTTTCCCTCACCAATGTCCAGAGCCGGCGCAAAATCCGGGTTACCATTGAAAATGATCGCCCGGTCGTCGACCTCGCTTTGGCTTTCACCGCCTCTCTAGTCGAATACCGCCGGGACGGCCTGGACCAACCGCCCGCGCAAGAGCAGATCGAAGAGGGTCTTGCCCGGCAAATAAAAAAGGCATGTCTGGAGATTATCCGTTATACCCAAGAGATAGGCAGCGACCCAATCGGGATCGGCGATCTGGTTCGGGCCAAATATCCCGATTATTGGCAACAGGTGGACTGGCGCACGGCTTACCGGGAGGCCGTCGTAAACCTCAGTGTGAAAATGGACCTATTACAATATGGGGCGATTCACTAA
- a CDS encoding ABC transporter ATP-binding protein codes for MAMMSPKLRKPPLQKPPKVQRQTVKRLLAYITGKYKWHLVLVLGCLVLSSLAGVAGSLFLRVLIDDYITPLLGVTDPDFGGLLQAITAMAGVFLVGVAATFLFNWMMAIIAQGVLKQIRDEMFAHLQFLPLKYFDTHLHGDLMSRFTNDTDTLRQMIAQSLPQFFLSVITIVTVFAAMVATSISLTGVVVLFLILNLYITKRIAANSGKYFMRQQEALGRTNGYIEEMIHGQKVVKVFCYEEEAKAEFDRLNEELRRYGTEANSYANILMPVMGNLGHLQYVFVAIVGGALAVWGNGGITLGAIASFLQLSRTFNRPIAHVAQQLNAVVMALAGAERIFALLDEEIEEDKGTVTLVNAKFVDGKLVETPERTGIWAWKQPQPDGSVTYTELKGDVRFYEVDFSYDGKNQVLHKISLYAKPGQKVALVGATGAGKTTIANLLSRFYDVTAGEIHYDGININQIKKRDLRRSLGIVLQDTHLFTGTVRENIRYGRLAATDAEVYAAAKQANAHGFISMLPQGYDTVLAGDGTELSQGQKQLLAIARAEVADAPVMILDEATSSIDTRTEVIIHKGMDALMEGRTVFVIAHRLSTIRNADVILLLEGGRIIERGTHEELLAKKGRYYQLYTGTFELE; via the coding sequence ATGGCCATGATGTCGCCTAAACTGAGAAAACCGCCGTTGCAAAAGCCGCCCAAAGTACAGCGCCAAACGGTTAAACGGCTGCTGGCCTATATCACTGGAAAATACAAGTGGCATTTGGTCTTGGTCCTGGGCTGTCTAGTCTTAAGTTCGCTGGCCGGGGTGGCGGGCTCACTTTTCCTCCGGGTCTTAATCGACGACTATATCACCCCGCTGCTGGGGGTGACCGATCCGGATTTTGGCGGGTTATTGCAGGCGATCACGGCGATGGCCGGGGTCTTTCTGGTCGGAGTGGCGGCTACTTTTCTCTTCAACTGGATGATGGCCATCATTGCCCAGGGGGTTTTAAAGCAGATCCGGGACGAAATGTTTGCCCATCTTCAGTTCCTTCCGCTTAAATACTTTGACACCCATCTCCATGGCGATCTGATGAGCCGCTTTACCAACGACACCGACACCTTGCGCCAGATGATCGCCCAGAGTCTGCCCCAGTTTTTCCTGTCGGTGATTACGATCGTGACGGTCTTCGCGGCCATGGTGGCGACGAGTATTTCTTTAACCGGCGTGGTTGTTCTTTTTCTCATTCTGAATTTATACATCACCAAACGGATAGCGGCCAACAGCGGGAAATACTTCATGCGGCAACAGGAAGCCTTGGGGCGGACCAACGGCTATATCGAAGAGATGATCCACGGCCAGAAAGTGGTCAAAGTCTTTTGTTATGAGGAAGAAGCGAAAGCCGAATTCGATCGGCTCAACGAGGAACTGCGCCGGTACGGAACGGAGGCCAACAGCTATGCCAATATTCTGATGCCGGTGATGGGGAACCTTGGTCATCTTCAATATGTTTTTGTCGCCATCGTCGGGGGTGCCCTTGCGGTCTGGGGAAACGGCGGCATCACGTTGGGGGCAATCGCCAGTTTCCTGCAGTTAAGCCGGACTTTTAACCGCCCCATTGCCCATGTGGCGCAACAACTTAACGCCGTGGTCATGGCGTTGGCGGGAGCAGAACGCATCTTTGCCCTGCTGGACGAAGAGATCGAAGAGGATAAGGGTACGGTCACCCTGGTTAATGCCAAGTTCGTCGACGGGAAACTGGTGGAAACCCCGGAACGGACCGGGATCTGGGCGTGGAAACAGCCGCAGCCCGATGGGTCGGTTACTTACACGGAGCTGAAGGGGGACGTCCGGTTTTACGAGGTGGATTTCAGCTACGATGGCAAAAACCAGGTCTTGCACAAAATCTCGCTTTACGCGAAGCCCGGGCAGAAGGTGGCTTTGGTCGGGGCGACGGGGGCCGGGAAAACGACCATCGCCAATCTGCTCAGCCGGTTTTATGATGTAACGGCCGGGGAAATTCACTATGATGGGATTAACATTAATCAGATCAAGAAGCGGGATCTCCGCCGGTCCCTTGGGATTGTGCTGCAGGATACCCACCTTTTCACCGGAACGGTGCGGGAGAATATCCGTTATGGCCGTTTGGCGGCCACCGATGCGGAAGTTTACGCCGCGGCAAAACAGGCCAATGCCCACGGTTTTATTTCCATGCTCCCCCAGGGTTACGACACGGTCTTGGCGGGGGACGGCACTGAGCTTTCCCAGGGGCAAAAACAACTGCTGGCGATTGCCCGGGCCGAGGTGGCGGATGCTCCGGTGATGATCCTGGATGAGGCGACTTCGAGTATTGATACCCGAACGGAAGTGATTATTCATAAAGGGATGGATGCCTTAATGGAAGGACGGACGGTTTTCGTCATTGCCCACCGCCTTTCGACCATCAGGAACGCCGATGTCATACTGCTGTTGGAAGGCGGGCGGATCATCGAACGGGGAACCCATGAGGAGTTACTGGCGAAAAAAGGCCGCTATTACCAACTGTATACCGGTACCTTTGAACTGGAGTGA